One Deinococcus sp. LM3 DNA segment encodes these proteins:
- a CDS encoding spore coat protein U domain-containing protein translates to MKQFLTTALLLSGSALAATSTGTLTINATVNASCTLASTTLNLGNYNFVSGSAGTANLAVTCNVPTLFTVTADNGQNYSGGLRMKHSTLDKYLNYTMVTTPVGFGVGAVPLVGGDFSTDVTVLVTATGAQVASAGTYTDVVTLTLEY, encoded by the coding sequence ATGAAACAGTTCCTGACGACTGCGCTGCTGCTCTCCGGTTCCGCCCTCGCCGCCACCAGCACCGGCACCCTCACCATCAACGCCACTGTGAACGCCTCGTGCACCCTGGCCAGCACCACCCTGAACCTGGGCAACTACAACTTCGTTTCCGGCAGCGCCGGCACCGCCAACCTGGCAGTCACCTGCAACGTCCCCACCCTGTTCACGGTCACCGCCGACAACGGCCAGAACTACAGCGGCGGCCTGCGCATGAAGCACAGCACCCTCGACAAGTACCTGAACTACACCATGGTCACCACGCCCGTCGGATTCGGGGTCGGTGCCGTGCCGCTGGTGGGCGGCGACTTCTCCACGGACGTCACGGTACTCGTGACGGCCACCGGCGCGCAGGTCGCCAGCGCCGGCACCTACACCGACGTGGTGACCCTGACTCTGGAATACTGA
- a CDS encoding fimbria/pilus periplasmic chaperone produces the protein MIRLRPERSALRSRTGRRLLHGALLGLLTLGAPVAAQGAPGSFALTVSPTTLTLAPGARTVSVTVSNSGTQPVVFSAQLLRWTQSGTDALNPTPDMIVAPAQVTLPAGGRQVLRLARLGAPPTGQRAYRLLLTQQPTSGGTGVQTLLRLSVPLFDGPRGEPQVQARQQGRVLTLHNTGSGHAKLGSWPATGSRWA, from the coding sequence ATGATCCGACTCCGCCCAGAACGCAGCGCCCTCCGGTCCCGGACCGGGCGGCGCCTGCTGCACGGCGCCCTGCTGGGGCTGCTGACCCTGGGCGCTCCCGTGGCGGCGCAGGGCGCGCCGGGCAGCTTCGCCCTGACGGTCAGTCCGACCACGCTGACCCTCGCGCCCGGCGCGCGGACGGTCAGCGTGACCGTCTCGAACTCCGGCACGCAACCCGTCGTGTTCAGCGCGCAGCTGCTGCGCTGGACGCAGTCCGGCACCGACGCCCTGAACCCCACGCCGGACATGATCGTCGCGCCCGCACAGGTCACCCTGCCCGCCGGTGGACGGCAGGTGCTGAGGCTCGCGAGACTGGGCGCCCCCCCCACCGGTCAGCGGGCCTACCGACTGCTGCTGACCCAGCAACCCACGAGTGGCGGGACCGGCGTGCAGACCCTGCTGCGCCTGAGCGTGCCGCTGTTCGACGGGCCGCGCGGCGAGCCGCAGGTGCAGGCCCGGCAGCAGGGCCGCGTCCTGACCCTGCACAACACCGGCAGCGGGCACGCGAAACTCGGAAGCTGGCCGGCAACTGGGTCGCGCTGGGCCTGA
- a CDS encoding MerR family transcriptional regulator has protein sequence MTDPAPTPPAPPQPAPTFYTTAELAREAGVTRRTVMHYAELHLLTPDQVTASGRALYGPYSLRLLRDLIDLRALGMTLEEARDMVILRRATHDIHGHYRRDWTRADIPLDDARLKALHTRLRAINAAFERQANNMARFDRWLTKRFTGGDLPASTPDPDG, from the coding sequence GTGACCGACCCAGCCCCGACCCCACCCGCCCCGCCACAGCCCGCCCCGACCTTCTACACGACCGCCGAACTGGCCCGCGAGGCCGGCGTGACCCGCCGCACCGTCATGCACTACGCCGAACTGCACCTCCTGACACCCGATCAGGTGACCGCGTCCGGCCGGGCGCTGTACGGCCCGTACTCGCTGCGGCTGCTGCGCGACCTGATCGACCTCCGCGCCCTGGGCATGACCCTGGAGGAGGCGCGGGACATGGTCATCCTGCGCCGCGCCACGCACGACATCCACGGCCACTACCGCCGCGACTGGACCCGCGCCGACATTCCCCTCGACGACGCCCGCCTGAAAGCGCTACACACCCGCCTGCGCGCCATCAACGCCGCCTTCGAGCGGCAGGCGAACAACATGGCCCGCTTCGACCGCTGGCTCACCAAACGCTTCACCGGCGGCGACCTGCCCGCCTCGACCCCCGACCCGGACGGGTAA
- a CDS encoding 2Fe-2S iron-sulfur cluster-binding protein gives MTPPTASQGAAPSGQPRPDPAQLPVTLTVNGQERTLNLDPRVSLLDTLREHLHLTGTKKGCDHGQCGACTVLLDGQRVLSCLTLAVMHDGQEVTTVEGLGTPDDLHPLQDAFIRHDGYQCGYCTPGQLCSSVGTLDEIARGVPSHVTDDLNDVSFSANELRERLSGNLCRCAAYPNIIAAVSEVQAAQNGAATQEAAQ, from the coding sequence ATGACCCCACCCACCGCTTCCCAGGGGGCCGCGCCCTCAGGCCAGCCCCGGCCGGACCCGGCCCAGCTGCCCGTCACCCTCACCGTCAACGGGCAGGAACGCACCCTGAACCTGGACCCGCGCGTGTCGCTGCTCGACACCCTGCGCGAGCACCTGCACCTGACCGGCACCAAGAAAGGCTGCGACCACGGACAGTGCGGGGCCTGCACGGTCCTGCTCGACGGTCAGCGCGTCCTGAGCTGCCTGACGCTGGCCGTCATGCACGACGGTCAGGAGGTCACGACCGTGGAGGGCCTCGGCACACCGGACGACCTGCACCCGCTGCAGGACGCCTTCATCCGTCACGACGGCTACCAGTGCGGATACTGCACGCCGGGGCAACTGTGCTCATCGGTGGGGACCCTGGACGAGATCGCGCGCGGCGTGCCCAGTCACGTCACGGATGACCTGAACGACGTGAGCTTCAGCGCCAACGAACTGCGTGAGCGCCTGAGCGGCAACCTCTGCCGCTGCGCCGCGTACCCGAACATCATCGCGGCCGTCAGCGAGGTGCAAGCCGCGCAGAATGGGGCCGCCACGCAGGAGGCCGCGCAGTGA
- a CDS encoding acyl-CoA dehydrogenase, translating into MAPFLNRRDLQFQLFEALDTEALTARPRFAEHSREVYEDILNVAYTVADRYFANHTREGDLNEPHVVGGRVQLPAAVGDAMRAFREAGFFSAHHDEELGGLQLPWVVMQAVQAHFQAANVGSSGYPFLTIGNANLQRIFASPEQQQKYMLPLLEGRWFGTMALSEPQAGSGLADITTTATPLADGTYAISGTKMWISGGEHELSENIVHLVLARIAGGPAGVKGISLFLVPRYRVQEDGSVGESNHVVLAGLNHKMGYRGTTNTLLNFGEGGQTVGEIVGEPGRGLAQMFHMMNEARIGVGMGAVMLGTAGYLASLEYARDRRQGRHASNKDPHAAPVPIIEHADVRRLLLRQKAFVEGGLALGLYASRLVDDLQTGPEDERADTGLLLDLLTPIVKSWPSKYSQEALSDAIQVMGGAGYTRDFPVEMYYRDNRLNPIHEGTEGIQGNDLLGRKLTQAGGRGLEVLLERIQADLNASDDLDGLDDIRAALRTAVIQCSSALSALLPRAAELGPDLLLANANSALEMLGHTVVGWMWLRQAAAAARALPGARPSDQPFYQGKLHAARFYATHELPKVRAHADLLASADRTTTDMHTDWF; encoded by the coding sequence ATGGCCCCCTTCCTGAACCGACGCGACCTGCAATTCCAGCTGTTCGAGGCCCTCGACACCGAGGCCCTGACCGCCCGCCCCCGCTTCGCGGAGCACAGCCGCGAGGTGTACGAGGACATCCTGAACGTCGCGTACACCGTCGCCGACCGCTACTTCGCCAACCACACCCGCGAGGGCGACCTGAACGAACCGCACGTCGTGGGGGGCCGCGTGCAACTCCCGGCCGCCGTCGGGGACGCCATGCGCGCCTTCCGCGAGGCCGGGTTCTTCAGCGCCCACCACGACGAGGAACTCGGCGGCCTGCAACTGCCGTGGGTGGTCATGCAGGCCGTGCAGGCGCACTTCCAGGCGGCGAACGTGGGCAGCAGCGGCTACCCCTTCCTGACCATCGGGAACGCCAATCTGCAACGCATCTTCGCGTCACCCGAACAGCAGCAGAAGTACATGCTGCCGCTGCTGGAAGGCCGCTGGTTCGGCACCATGGCCCTCAGCGAACCGCAGGCCGGGTCCGGACTGGCCGACATCACCACCACCGCCACGCCCCTCGCTGACGGCACGTACGCCATCAGCGGCACCAAGATGTGGATCTCGGGCGGCGAGCACGAACTGAGCGAGAACATCGTGCACCTCGTCCTGGCCCGCATCGCGGGCGGCCCGGCCGGCGTGAAGGGCATCAGCCTGTTCCTTGTCCCGCGCTACCGCGTGCAGGAGGACGGCAGCGTCGGCGAGAGCAACCACGTCGTCTTGGCAGGCCTGAACCACAAGATGGGCTACCGGGGCACCACCAACACCCTCCTGAACTTCGGCGAGGGCGGCCAGACGGTCGGCGAGATCGTCGGCGAACCCGGGCGCGGACTGGCGCAGATGTTCCACATGATGAACGAGGCCCGCATCGGCGTGGGCATGGGCGCCGTCATGCTCGGCACCGCCGGGTACCTCGCCAGCCTGGAGTACGCCCGCGACCGCCGCCAGGGCCGCCACGCCAGCAACAAGGACCCGCACGCCGCGCCCGTGCCGATCATCGAGCACGCCGACGTCAGGCGCCTGCTGCTGCGCCAGAAGGCCTTCGTGGAGGGCGGACTGGCACTCGGCCTGTACGCCAGCCGCCTCGTGGACGACCTTCAGACCGGCCCCGAAGACGAGCGCGCCGACACGGGCCTGCTGCTCGACCTGCTGACCCCCATCGTGAAGAGCTGGCCCAGCAAATATAGCCAGGAAGCCCTCAGCGACGCCATTCAGGTCATGGGCGGCGCCGGGTACACCCGCGACTTCCCGGTCGAGATGTACTACCGCGACAACCGCCTCAACCCCATCCACGAGGGCACGGAAGGCATCCAGGGCAACGACCTGCTGGGCCGCAAGCTCACCCAGGCGGGCGGACGGGGCCTGGAAGTGCTGCTGGAACGCATTCAGGCCGACCTGAACGCCAGCGACGACCTGGACGGCCTGGACGACATCCGCGCCGCGCTGCGCACCGCCGTCATCCAGTGCTCGTCCGCCCTGAGCGCCCTGCTGCCCCGCGCCGCCGAACTCGGCCCGGACCTGCTGCTGGCGAACGCGAACAGCGCCCTGGAAATGCTGGGCCACACCGTCGTCGGCTGGATGTGGCTGCGGCAGGCCGCCGCCGCCGCCCGCGCCCTGCCCGGCGCGCGCCCCAGCGACCAGCCGTTCTACCAGGGCAAACTGCACGCCGCGCGCTTCTACGCCACGCACGAACTTCCGAAAGTCCGCGCGCACGCTGACCTGCTCGCCAGCGCCGACCGCACCACCACCGACATGCACACCGACTGGTTCTGA
- a CDS encoding xanthine dehydrogenase family protein molybdopterin-binding subunit, whose amino-acid sequence MKFDQPATPNPIDQERVVTRPHTRIEGPLKVTGQAPYAYEYQLPEAPTYGFVVGAGIARGRITAIDTAAAEAAPGVLLVLTHENMPAQGESDTPVPQQDEASPQLAGPEVRHYHQAVAFVVAETFEQARAAAHLIEVTYETAPGQFTLADTVEDGQEPDDAADSVVGDFEEAFGAAEVTVDLTYTTPDQSQAPMEPHATIAHWDGEGLTVHTAHQVVHWVRRGLAMTLKIPQKNVRVISAYVGGGFGTKLLFFSDAVLSAAAAKVLGRPVKTTLQRPLIFNNTSHRAATIQRVRLGADHAGNLSAVGHDTWTGNLPGGDSEPACEQTKYLYAGPNRQIRTRQSELDLPPGASMRAPGEAVGMLAIEGAMDELAEKLGVDPVELRLMNDVQFDPEKGPKRPFSSRKLAQSLRTGARAFGWEGRPRTPKERREGEWLIGYGVASAFRTNLVKPSGATIRLEPGGTLTVETQMTDIGTGSYTILGQVAAEMLGLTLEQVQVRLGDSEYPASSGSGGSWGANSASAGVYAACDALRRDLAAKAGYPYANAVFRNGKVWQGAECTELSDLAGKEGVSATGSMTYGDLDEQFAQAGFGAHFVEVRVNACTAEIRVNRALSVVGAGRILNPITARSQCLGGMTMGIGSALMEELHVDHDLGLFVNHDLGEYHVPVHADIPDMDVIFIDELDDASSPLRAKGLGELGISGVGAAVANAVYNATGVRVRDFPITLDKILAGWDD is encoded by the coding sequence ATGAAGTTCGATCAGCCCGCCACACCCAACCCCATCGATCAGGAGCGCGTCGTCACGCGCCCGCACACCCGCATCGAGGGGCCGCTGAAGGTCACGGGGCAGGCGCCCTACGCCTACGAGTACCAGCTGCCCGAGGCGCCTACGTACGGCTTCGTGGTCGGCGCGGGCATCGCCAGGGGACGTATCACGGCGATCGACACGGCCGCCGCCGAGGCCGCGCCGGGCGTGCTGCTGGTCCTGACGCACGAGAACATGCCCGCGCAGGGTGAGTCCGACACGCCGGTCCCGCAGCAGGACGAGGCGTCCCCACAACTGGCCGGGCCGGAGGTCCGCCACTACCACCAGGCGGTCGCGTTCGTGGTCGCGGAAACCTTCGAGCAGGCCCGCGCGGCCGCGCACCTGATCGAGGTCACGTACGAGACCGCGCCCGGCCAGTTCACGCTGGCGGACACCGTGGAAGACGGCCAGGAACCGGACGACGCCGCCGACAGCGTGGTCGGGGACTTCGAGGAAGCCTTCGGTGCGGCCGAGGTCACGGTCGACCTGACCTACACCACGCCGGACCAGTCGCAGGCGCCGATGGAACCGCACGCGACCATCGCCCACTGGGACGGCGAGGGGCTGACCGTACACACCGCGCATCAGGTCGTCCACTGGGTCAGGCGGGGACTGGCCATGACGCTGAAGATCCCGCAGAAGAACGTCCGCGTGATCAGCGCGTACGTGGGCGGGGGCTTCGGCACGAAACTGCTGTTCTTCTCGGACGCGGTGCTGTCGGCCGCTGCCGCGAAAGTGCTGGGCCGCCCGGTCAAGACGACCCTGCAACGCCCGCTGATCTTCAACAACACCTCTCACCGCGCCGCGACCATCCAGCGCGTCCGGCTCGGCGCGGACCACGCCGGGAACCTCTCGGCCGTCGGGCACGACACCTGGACCGGGAACCTGCCCGGCGGGGACAGCGAACCCGCCTGCGAACAGACGAAGTACCTGTACGCCGGCCCGAACCGCCAGATCCGCACCCGCCAGTCCGAACTGGACCTGCCGCCCGGCGCGAGCATGCGCGCGCCCGGCGAGGCCGTCGGGATGCTCGCCATCGAGGGCGCGATGGACGAACTCGCCGAGAAACTGGGCGTGGACCCGGTCGAACTGCGCCTGATGAACGACGTACAGTTCGACCCGGAGAAAGGCCCGAAACGGCCGTTCTCGTCCCGCAAGCTCGCGCAGTCCCTGCGGACCGGCGCCCGGGCGTTCGGGTGGGAGGGGCGCCCCCGCACGCCGAAAGAACGCCGTGAGGGCGAGTGGCTGATCGGGTACGGCGTGGCCTCCGCGTTCCGCACGAACCTCGTCAAACCGTCCGGCGCGACCATCCGCCTGGAACCCGGCGGCACCCTGACCGTCGAGACGCAGATGACCGACATCGGCACCGGCAGTTACACCATCCTCGGGCAGGTCGCCGCCGAGATGCTGGGCCTGACCCTGGAACAGGTGCAGGTGCGTCTGGGCGACAGCGAGTACCCGGCGTCCAGCGGGTCCGGCGGCTCCTGGGGCGCGAACAGCGCGTCGGCCGGCGTGTACGCCGCCTGCGACGCGCTGCGCCGCGACCTGGCGGCAAAGGCCGGGTACCCGTACGCGAACGCCGTCTTCCGCAACGGGAAGGTCTGGCAGGGCGCCGAGTGCACCGAACTGAGCGACCTCGCCGGTAAGGAAGGCGTGAGCGCCACCGGCAGCATGACGTACGGCGACCTGGACGAGCAGTTCGCGCAGGCGGGCTTCGGCGCGCACTTCGTGGAGGTCCGCGTGAACGCCTGCACCGCCGAGATCCGCGTGAACCGCGCCCTGAGCGTCGTCGGGGCCGGACGCATCCTGAACCCCATCACGGCCCGCAGCCAGTGCCTGGGCGGCATGACCATGGGCATCGGCTCGGCGCTCATGGAGGAACTGCACGTGGACCACGACCTGGGCCTGTTCGTGAACCACGACCTCGGCGAGTACCACGTGCCGGTCCACGCGGACATTCCGGACATGGACGTGATCTTCATCGACGAACTCGACGACGCCTCCAGCCCGCTGCGCGCCAAGGGCCTCGGGGAACTGGGGATCAGCGGCGTCGGTGCGGCCGTCGCGAACGCCGTGTACAACGCGACCGGCGTCCGCGTGCGCGACTTCCCCATCACGCTCGACAAGATCCTGGCCGGCTGGGACGACTGA
- a CDS encoding spore coat protein U domain-containing protein, producing the protein MPLTSARHFLPWRRGLTLVAATLVVSTLGGGAQAAVTCLLSASPLSFGAYDATRLTPTAASAPISVSCRATSLLDALTVPFQVSLGPGQGGSYAAQAMLGSPSGRLNYGLFTPLGARWGDGSDGTSTVGGAVLLPALLGSLGTTLLTVNGVIPAGQRPFAGTYSDAVTITVEF; encoded by the coding sequence GTGCCGCTGACCTCCGCCCGGCACTTCCTGCCCTGGAGGCGCGGCCTGACCCTGGTCGCCGCCACCCTGGTCGTCTCCACCCTGGGCGGCGGGGCGCAGGCGGCCGTCACCTGCCTGCTCAGCGCCTCTCCCCTGTCGTTCGGCGCCTACGACGCGACCCGCCTGACTCCCACGGCGGCCAGCGCGCCCATCAGCGTGTCCTGCCGGGCCACCTCCCTGCTGGACGCGCTGACCGTGCCGTTCCAGGTGTCGCTGGGGCCCGGCCAGGGCGGCAGTTACGCGGCGCAGGCGATGCTGGGCAGTCCGTCGGGCCGCCTGAACTACGGGCTGTTCACGCCGCTCGGCGCCCGCTGGGGCGACGGCAGCGACGGCACGTCCACCGTGGGCGGCGCGGTCCTGCTGCCTGCCCTGCTCGGCTCGCTGGGAACCACCCTGCTGACCGTGAACGGCGTGATCCCCGCCGGACAGCGGCCGTTCGCCGGAACGTACAGCGACGCCGTGACCATCACCGTCGAATTCTGA
- a CDS encoding NAD-dependent succinate-semialdehyde dehydrogenase — MTTLLNDPVTRSEAYFEGAWHATPNTFEVIHPGTLEPIGSVADCTADDARRAIDAAEEALKDWRRVNPYRRGQILRKWHDLMLEHREPLARLMTLEMGKPITETRGEVLYAASFIEWCAEEASRIGGERVPSRFDHKRGFTASEPVGVVYAVTPWNFPAGMITRKAAPALAAGCVMILKPAEQSPMTALYLAQLWLEAGGPANTLQVLPTSDAAAFSAPFMADSRVRKLTFTGSTAVGRLLYGQAAQTLKRVSLELGGHAPFLIFADADLERAAREVIGSKFRNAGQTCISTNRVYVQRDVAAEFTAILSRLTGELVLGDPLQDRTNVGPVVEQAGLDKVRAQVEDALARGARATVGGTHQGGLYFHPTVLTDVHPDSLILREETFGPVAPVVAFDTEQEALTLANDSEYGLAAYAYTRDLSRAFRVAEALEYGIVGINDGGPSAAAPQMPFGGMKNSGVGREGGHWGLEEYLETKYISLGL, encoded by the coding sequence ATGACCACACTGCTGAACGATCCCGTCACCCGCTCCGAGGCTTACTTTGAGGGCGCGTGGCACGCCACGCCGAACACCTTCGAGGTCATTCATCCCGGCACGCTGGAACCCATCGGGTCGGTGGCGGACTGCACGGCCGACGACGCCCGGCGCGCCATCGACGCGGCCGAGGAGGCCCTGAAGGACTGGCGGCGGGTCAACCCGTACCGGCGCGGGCAGATCCTGCGGAAATGGCATGACCTGATGCTGGAGCACCGGGAGCCGCTGGCGCGCCTGATGACGCTGGAGATGGGCAAACCCATCACGGAAACACGCGGCGAGGTGCTCTACGCCGCCAGTTTCATCGAGTGGTGCGCCGAGGAGGCCAGCCGCATCGGCGGGGAGCGCGTACCCAGCCGCTTCGACCACAAGCGCGGTTTCACCGCCAGCGAACCGGTCGGCGTGGTGTACGCCGTGACGCCGTGGAACTTCCCGGCCGGGATGATCACCCGCAAGGCCGCGCCCGCACTGGCCGCCGGTTGCGTCATGATCCTCAAACCCGCCGAGCAGAGCCCCATGACGGCGCTGTACCTCGCGCAGCTGTGGCTGGAGGCCGGCGGCCCGGCGAACACGCTGCAGGTGCTGCCCACCAGCGACGCCGCGGCGTTCAGCGCGCCGTTCATGGCGGACAGCCGCGTCCGGAAACTGACCTTCACCGGCAGCACCGCCGTGGGCCGCCTGCTGTACGGGCAGGCCGCGCAGACCCTCAAGCGCGTCAGCCTGGAACTCGGCGGGCACGCGCCGTTCCTGATCTTCGCGGACGCGGACCTGGAACGCGCGGCGCGTGAGGTGATCGGCAGCAAGTTCCGGAACGCCGGGCAGACCTGCATCAGCACCAACCGCGTGTACGTGCAGCGCGACGTGGCCGCCGAGTTCACGGCCATCCTGTCGCGCCTGACCGGGGAACTGGTGCTGGGCGACCCCTTGCAGGACCGCACGAACGTGGGGCCGGTCGTCGAGCAGGCGGGCCTGGACAAGGTCCGCGCGCAGGTCGAGGACGCCCTGGCGCGCGGCGCGCGGGCGACGGTAGGCGGCACGCACCAGGGCGGGCTGTACTTCCACCCGACGGTCCTGACGGACGTCCACCCGGACTCGCTGATCCTGCGTGAGGAGACCTTCGGGCCGGTCGCGCCCGTCGTGGCCTTCGACACCGAACAGGAAGCGCTGACCCTGGCGAACGACAGCGAGTACGGGCTGGCTGCGTACGCCTACACCCGCGACCTGTCCCGCGCGTTCCGGGTGGCCGAGGCGCTCGAGTACGGCATCGTCGGCATCAACGACGGTGGCCCCAGCGCGGCCGCGCCGCAGATGCCGTTCGGCGGCATGAAGAACAGCGGCGTGGGCCGCGAGGGTGGTCACTGGGGCCTGGAGGAATACCTGGAAACGAAGTACATCAGCCTGGGCCTGTGA
- a CDS encoding xanthine dehydrogenase family protein subunit M has translation MRAFTYERATTPEAAAGATLAEGAKFIAGGTNLLDLMKLDIERPEHLVDISRLELNAVKDTADGGLHVGALVTNTDLASHPRVKADYAVLSRAIVAGASGQIRNKATTGGNLLQRARCAYFYDTNLPCNKREPGSGCAALTGLSRPLAVIGTSDACIAQHPSDMAVAMRVLDARVNTLQADGTRRALALDDFYRLPGDTPHLETTLEAGELITGVTLPPPVGGTHVYRKVRDRASYAFALVSVAAIVNGRESRFAFGGVAPRPWRVEEAEGAAGSEPESQARAVIDAAFAGARPTEQNAFKIPLLRRTLSAVLAQASGEEK, from the coding sequence GTGAGGGCCTTTACCTACGAGCGGGCGACCACGCCCGAGGCGGCCGCCGGGGCGACCCTGGCCGAGGGCGCGAAGTTCATCGCGGGCGGCACGAACCTCCTCGACCTGATGAAACTGGACATTGAGCGCCCTGAGCATCTGGTGGACATCAGCCGCCTGGAGCTGAACGCGGTTAAGGACACCGCGGACGGCGGGCTACACGTGGGCGCGCTCGTCACGAACACCGACCTCGCCAGCCATCCGCGCGTGAAGGCCGACTACGCGGTGCTGTCGCGCGCCATCGTGGCCGGCGCGTCCGGGCAGATCCGCAACAAGGCCACGACCGGCGGGAACCTGCTGCAACGGGCGCGCTGCGCGTACTTCTACGACACCAACCTGCCGTGCAACAAACGCGAGCCGGGCAGCGGCTGCGCGGCCCTGACCGGCCTGAGCCGCCCGCTGGCCGTGATCGGCACGTCGGACGCCTGCATCGCGCAGCACCCGTCCGACATGGCCGTGGCGATGCGTGTGCTGGACGCCCGGGTAAACACCCTGCAGGCCGACGGGACCCGACGGGCGCTGGCGCTGGACGACTTCTACCGCCTCCCGGGGGACACGCCGCACCTGGAAACCACGCTGGAAGCCGGGGAGCTCATCACGGGCGTCACGCTGCCCCCCCCGGTCGGCGGCACGCACGTGTACCGCAAGGTCCGCGACCGCGCGTCGTACGCGTTCGCGCTGGTGTCGGTCGCCGCGATCGTGAACGGCCGGGAATCCCGCTTCGCGTTCGGGGGGGTTGCGCCCCGCCCGTGGCGTGTGGAGGAAGCCGAGGGCGCCGCCGGCAGCGAGCCCGAGTCGCAGGCACGCGCCGTGATCGACGCCGCCTTCGCAGGCGCGCGTCCCACCGAACAGAACGCCTTCAAGATCCCACTGCTGCGCCGCACCCTGAGCGCCGTGCTGGCGCAGGCCTCCGGGGAGGAGAAATGA
- a CDS encoding NADPH:quinone oxidoreductase family protein, with protein MRALTCTAFDQPETLTVLDTPTPAPAPGEVTIEVHAAGVNYPDALMVMGQYQVRPPLPFTPGAEAAGIITAVGEGVRGLSVGQRVAAFTGTGAFATHLNAPAAAVMPLPDGMDLGVAATLPLAYGTVMHALIDRGQVRAGETLLVLGAAGGVGLAAIMIGKALGARVIAAASTDEKLELARQHGADEVINYEQADLKDALKALTGKQGVDVILDPVGDRWAESAFRSIAWGGRYLVIGFAGGEIPRLPLNLPLLKGASVVGVFWGEFARRDPAGNARNLARLAGWVMDGTVRPLVSERYALEDGPRAMRDLLERRVTGKVIITP; from the coding sequence ATGCGCGCACTCACCTGCACTGCCTTCGACCAGCCCGAAACCCTGACCGTCCTCGACACGCCCACGCCCGCCCCCGCTCCCGGCGAGGTCACCATCGAGGTGCACGCCGCTGGCGTGAACTACCCCGACGCGCTGATGGTCATGGGCCAGTACCAGGTGCGGCCGCCGCTGCCGTTCACGCCGGGCGCGGAGGCCGCCGGGATCATCACGGCCGTCGGTGAGGGCGTGCGCGGCCTGAGCGTGGGCCAGCGCGTCGCGGCGTTCACGGGCACCGGCGCGTTCGCCACGCACCTGAACGCCCCGGCCGCTGCCGTCATGCCCCTGCCGGACGGCATGGACCTCGGCGTGGCCGCCACGCTACCCCTGGCGTACGGGACGGTCATGCACGCCCTGATCGACCGTGGGCAGGTCAGGGCCGGCGAGACGCTGCTGGTCCTGGGGGCCGCCGGGGGCGTGGGACTGGCCGCCATCATGATCGGCAAGGCACTCGGCGCGCGCGTGATCGCCGCCGCCAGCACCGACGAGAAACTCGAACTGGCCCGCCAGCACGGCGCGGACGAGGTCATCAACTACGAACAGGCCGACCTGAAGGACGCCCTGAAAGCATTGACCGGCAAACAGGGCGTGGACGTCATCCTCGACCCCGTCGGCGACCGCTGGGCCGAGAGTGCCTTCCGCAGCATCGCGTGGGGCGGGCGGTACCTCGTGATCGGCTTCGCGGGCGGCGAGATCCCGCGCCTGCCGCTGAACCTGCCGCTCCTGAAGGGCGCGTCGGTCGTGGGTGTCTTCTGGGGCGAATTCGCGCGCCGCGACCCGGCTGGGAACGCCCGCAACCTCGCCCGGCTGGCCGGGTGGGTCATGGACGGCACGGTGCGCCCGCTGGTCAGCGAACGCTACGCGCTGGAGGACGGCCCGCGCGCCATGCGCGACCTGCTGGAGCGCCGCGTGACCGGTAAAGTGATCATCACGCCGTGA